The genomic DNA TCCGGCAGTCTATCGACGTCTTGTATTCCGAATATACAGCTGCCTGGAATGTCCGAGGGAAAAGCAATGACCGCAGCAACAACATTAAAGCCAACGTGACCTTCGGAACGAATCGTGTGAATGCGTATAAGATTTTGGAAGATACCTTAAATTTGCGAGATGTGCGCATTTTCGATACCGTGCTGGAGAATGGCGTGGAAAAGCGCGTTTTGAACAAGCAAGAGACCGCAATTGCCCAACAAAAGCAGGAGATGCTGAAAGAAGCGTTCCGCGATTGGATTTGGAAAGACCCGCAGAGGCGGGAACGATTAACGCGTTTGTACAATGATCGTTTCAATGCGATCCGCCCGCGCGAGTACGATGGCAGTCATATTCGGTTTACGGGAATGAATCCGGAAATCCGGCTGCGCCAACATCAAGTCAATGCGGTTGCCCGGGCGCTGTATGGAGGCAATTCCCTTTTTGCTCATTGTGTAGGCGCAGGCAAAACGTTTACCATGACCGCTGCGGCCATGGAAAGCAAGCATCTTGGCTTATGCAGCAAAAGCATGTTCGTTGTTCCTAATCATTTGACGGAGCAGTGGGCAGCGGAGTTTTTGCAGCTCTATCCATCGGCCAATATTCTGGTAGCGACCAAGAAGGACTTTGAAACAAAGAACCGGAAGAAGTTTTGCGCGCGGATTGCCACCGGCGACTATGACGCGATCATCATCGGACATTCGCAGTTTGAGAAAATTCCCATATCGATGGAGCGCCAACGTCAACAACTGGAGGAACAAATTTACGAGATCACAAGCGGCATTCGCGAGCTGAAGGAGGCCAAGGGCGAACGGTACGCGATCAAGCAACTGGAGAAGACGAGGAAGACGCTGCAAACCAAGCTGGCAAAGCTGAACGATACCAGCCGCAAGGATGATGTGGTCACCTTCGAGGAGCTGGGAGTGGATCGGCTATTCGTGGACGAGGCCGATTCGTTCAAAAACCTGTTTCTTTACACGAAAATGCGCAATGTGGCCGGACTGTCGCAAACCGAAGCGCAGAAGTCGTCGGACATGTTTGCCAAATGCCGCTATCTGGACGAACTGACCGGAGGCCGGGGTATCATCTTTGCGACGGGTACGCCGATCTCCAATTCCATTACGGAAATGTATACGATGCAGCGCTACTTGCAATATGAGCGGCTGCGAAAGCAAGGATTGCAACATTTTGATTCCTGGGCTTCGACGTTTGGCGAGACGGTCACGGCGATTGAACTGGCACCGGAAGGAACGGGCTATCGGGCGAAAACCCGGTTTGCCCGTTTTTACAATTTGCCGGAACTGATGAATATGTTCAAGGAAGTGGCTGACATCCAGACGGCGGACATGCTCCAGCTTCCCGTACCGAAAGCCCATTTCCACAATGTTGCCGTGCCGCCAAGCGACTTCCAGCGGGAAATGGTCGCGGATCTCGCCCACCGTGCTGAGCGGGTGCGAGCCAAGGAAGTAGAGCCGCACGAAGACAATATGCTCAAGATTACGAATGATGGGCGTAAGCTGGCACTGGATCAACGGCTGGCCAATCCGATGTTGCCCGATGACGAAGGCAGTAAAGTGAGCGTTTGTGCGGACAATGTGTTTCGGCTATGGAAGGAACACGAGGAAAAGCGGCTAGCCCAACTGGTGTTTTGCGATCTATCCATCCCAAAGCAAGACGGAACGTTCAATGTGTATGACGAACTGCGACGCAAGCTGACAGAGAAAGGGGTGCCTACCGAGGAGATTGCGTACATTCACGATGCCAACACCGAGGTGAAGAAAAAGGAACTGTTCGCCAAGGTGCGGACTGGCCAGATTCGTATACTGCTCGGATCGACATTTAAAATGGGGGCGGGCACCAATGTGCAAACGAAGCTGATTGCGCTTCATGATCTCGATTGCCCTTGGCGCCCGCGCGACCTGGAGCAGCGAAGCGGACGCATTATCCGGCAAGGCAATGAGAATAGCGAGGTACACATTTTTCGGTATGTGACGGAGAACACGTTCGACGCTTATTTGTATCAGACGCTGGAGAATAAACAGCGCTTTATCTCGCAAATCATGACCAGTAAATCGCCGGTACGTTCTGCCGAGGATATCGATGAAGCAGCCCTTTCTTATGCCGAAGTCAAGGCGCTGGCAACCGGTAATCCGTATATCAAAGAGAAGATGGACCTGGATATCCAGGTTTCCAAGCTTAAGCTGCTCAAGGCTAATCACTTGAGCCAACGCTACGCATTGGAGGATCGGTTGCTGAAAGTATTGCCGCAACAAGTCAAATCTACTATAGATCGAATTGCCGGATATGAACAGGATGTCGCTCTATATCTGCGTTCCAAATCGGCTGTGCCGGAGGGAACGGATGAATCCAAGTTCCCAGGTATGGTCATTAAGGATTTTACCTACACGGAGAGAGCGGCAGCAGGCGCGGCCTTGCTGGAGGCGTGCAAGGGAATGACTTCATCCGAGCCGCAGGAGGCGGGCAGTTATCTCGGTTTTTCCCTATGGTTATCCTTTGACAGCTTCCATAAAGAATACAAGGCGACCCTGCGCGGCGCATTGGACCATACCATCTCGCTAGGGATGGATGCAGGCGGCAACATCACCCGGTTGAACAATATGTTGGCGGATTTGCCAGCCAAACTGGAACATAGCCGCCAGCAACTCTCCACGCTGCTCCAGCAGATGGAAACAGCGAAGGAACAAGTCGAAGCTCCTTTCGAGAAAGAACAGGAGCTGCTAACGAAATCGGCGCGACTCGCGGAACTGAATGCCCTGCTTAATATGGATAAGCGGGAGAATGAAGCCGTGGACAGCGTTCCGGACGAAGAACCGGAAGCGCCCGAACGGCGAGTGGTGGGCCGTGGGCGATAACGGCCTGACACCGTCGTTCCTCCCCCTGAAAGGGAACTTCATGCTGACCATTACGGAGAAGAACATGGTATCGGTGCGAGCATTTCACAGGTCGAAGATCGCTCACTTGTTAAAATTATCAATTTCATGACGAATGGGACTCCGGTTTTGGGGTCCTTTTCTCGTTTCCGGAGGAATGAACATGTTGTATGCCAGCCCAAGCGGCGGATGCTTTTGTCCGATTTTGCCGCCTTTTGGTTACGGAACCAGCTTGATCAAGGAGGGAGAAACCGTGCCATCGTTGGAGTTGATATCCAAAGAGAAAAACGGATTTGGCGACACGTATGATTACATCCGCGACTCAAACGGGGTGACCAGTCAAGTTCATGAAGGCGATTTAGACGCTTTCATGAACAAGAAAGGCGTTACGAAGTTGAAGGAAGGCAGAGCTTATACGTACCCCAAAAAGAGGGGTAAGGCACGATGAACCATAACCCCATCGGACGCTGCCTGGATTTCCAAAAGGAGCTGCGGCAATGAGCTATGTAAACAAGGAACAGATCGAACGTGCCAAAAGACTGGACCTGCTCACATATTTGCAAATGTACGAGCCGGCAGAACTGGTCCGATGCTCCCGCAATGTCTACACCACCCGGACACACGACAGCTTGAAAATTTCCAACGGTAAATGGTACTGGTGGTCAAGGGGGATCGGCGGGCGCTCGGCGCTGGACTATTTGATCAAAGTGCGGGGCATGTCTTTTCCCGATGCGGTGCTGCAAATGGAAGGCGTTCATCCAGGCAGCGCACCTGCATTTTCGCAATCTTTGCAACAACGCTCATCTCCAGCGCGGTTTGAACTTCCTGAACCGAATCGTACATCGCATCGCGTCATGGCCTATCTCAGCAAACGTGGTATCCATCGCACGTTGATCGACTACTGTCTCGAAACGGGGCGTTTGTATGAAAGCCGCCGCTATCACAACGCGGTATTCGTCGGTTTCGACCAGCAAGGAACGCCGCGCTATGCGGCGATACGCGGTACGACAAGCACTCGTTATATGGGGGAAGCCGCTGGCAGCGACAAGCGGTATTCGTTTTCCATTCCGGCCTCGGGAAACTGTACGGAACTGCATCTGTTTGAGAGCGCTATTGATCTCTTATCCTACTGTACGCTGGAACATCTCGCTGGCCGGGATTGGCGGCAGGCGCATAAGCTGTCGCTGGCCGGAATATACAGGCCCAGGACAAATGGGGAGGACTCTACTCCCCCGTCTGCCCTAACGCATTACTTGCAGTGCTTTCCCCAGGTGAATCGACTTGTCCTGCACCTGGACAATGATGAGCCGGGGCGATTGGCGGCAGCCACGATACAGAGGCTCCTCTCCCCCGCCCTTCTCATATCCGATGAGCCGCCTAAGTTCGGAAAGGATGTAAACAACGATTTGATGGAATTCCGAAGAAGACGCGGTGAACCATCCCGATAGCGGTAGACGCTGAACGGTTGGCGTCTTTTCTTTCTGGGCTACGGAAAATTTTCACAGCATGTGGATAAGATGTGAATATATGGGGATAAGTGCAGCCGCATTGATTGTATAGCATGTAATAGGTATAATAAAATCAATATACAGCTATGCAAGGAGTGACCAAGATGATTATCAAACCTTCCGCCAGTATCCGGCAAAACTATAATGAAATCGCCGATCTATGCAAAACATCCGGGGAACCGGTTTATCTGACCAAGAACGGTGAAGGCGATCTTGTCGTAATGGACATTGATACGTTTTCCCGTCGCGAGAAGATGTTAAAGCTGCGTGAAGAACTGCTCGCTGTGCAAGAAGATCGTTTGGCGGGCCGTGTTGGCGTGACGCCGGATGAACTGGACGCTTACCTGGAGGGCATTATTGACGAGGTGCAGCATGGAAAAGATGCCCCGTTATAAGATCATCGTCTCCGATCGCGCCCGCCAAATGCTGGCGACTCATGTGCGATTTCTTGCGGAGAAAAGTCCGGATGCCGCGCGAAAAACGAAAAACGAATTACTGCAAGCGATACGTTCCTTGGCGCGAATGCCGGAGCGCTATCCTTTTCTGGAAGCGGAATTTATCCCGTCAAACAAGTATCACAAGATGTTCGTGGAAAAATGGTATCTGGTGTTATATCAAATTCAGGATGAAATCGTGTATGTCGATTACATTGTAGACTGCCGTCAGGATTATCGCTGGTTGGTGAGATAACAAAAAAGTTCGAAGGAAGGCGCTGAGCGGATCGGCGTCTTTTTTGTGTTTTTTGGGTCCCTCTCTTTTTCCCGGCAGGTGCCTTGAAGGCAACGCGAGACGAATGTCTCGTGTTGCAGCAAGCACTGAATTTGGATATCCAAATTCGTTTGTTAGGGGTACAACCCCTAAGACCCC from Paenibacillus woosongensis includes the following:
- a CDS encoding type II toxin-antitoxin system Phd/YefM family antitoxin, whose translation is MIIKPSASIRQNYNEIADLCKTSGEPVYLTKNGEGDLVVMDIDTFSRREKMLKLREELLAVQEDRLAGRVGVTPDELDAYLEGIIDEVQHGKDAPL
- a CDS encoding type II toxin-antitoxin system RelE/ParE family toxin, with the translated sequence MEKMPRYKIIVSDRARQMLATHVRFLAEKSPDAARKTKNELLQAIRSLARMPERYPFLEAEFIPSNKYHKMFVEKWYLVLYQIQDEIVYVDYIVDCRQDYRWLVR
- a CDS encoding DUF3991 domain-containing protein — translated: MSYVNKEQIERAKRLDLLTYLQMYEPAELVRCSRNVYTTRTHDSLKISNGKWYWWSRGIGGRSALDYLIKVRGMSFPDAVLQMEGVHPGSAPAFSQSLQQRSSPARFELPEPNRTSHRVMAYLSKRGIHRTLIDYCLETGRLYESRRYHNAVFVGFDQQGTPRYAAIRGTTSTRYMGEAAGSDKRYSFSIPASGNCTELHLFESAIDLLSYCTLEHLAGRDWRQAHKLSLAGIYRPRTNGEDSTPPSALTHYLQCFPQVNRLVLHLDNDEPGRLAAATIQRLLSPALLISDEPPKFGKDVNNDLMEFRRRRGEPSR